The Tistrella mobilis genome window below encodes:
- a CDS encoding amidase, with the protein MTTDITGFSARDLARLIRRREVSAVEATEAVLARIEDRADLNAFITVCADEARAEARAADDRVRSAEDPDTLPPLLGVPYSVKDLTLTRGVRTTMGSAIFRDFVPTQDAVAVARARAAGAVLVGKTTTPEFGHKQAADAPIFGRTLNPIDPKVTCGASSAGAAVAVAAGMGPIALGTDGGGSIRIPAACCGIVGLKATLGRIPHLQLPDLIAANSFVGPMARDVADTALLFDAIQGFDARDPWGQGGLPPERRATTLDGLRVAYLRSCGTRVDPRVLAATDAAVARMIEAGARVHEIEIDFASEERHFLVILQSGLAARVGPELARFRDQLDPSLVMTIEKGLTHSAVDLSAAAAARTALFGRLQDELARADVIVSPTLTAPPLPVDQDPNGIVTIAGEAVGTIRGAWYPYTFPLNLTGHPALSMPCGTTPDDGLPLALQIIGRWHDDRYILDVAGLVETALG; encoded by the coding sequence ATGACCACCGATATCACCGGCTTCTCCGCCCGCGATCTCGCCCGCCTGATCCGCCGCCGCGAGGTCTCGGCGGTCGAGGCGACGGAGGCGGTGCTCGCCCGGATCGAAGACCGTGCGGATCTCAACGCCTTCATCACCGTCTGTGCCGACGAGGCCCGTGCCGAGGCCCGTGCCGCCGATGATCGCGTGCGGTCGGCCGAAGATCCCGACACCCTGCCGCCGCTGCTCGGCGTGCCCTATTCGGTCAAGGATCTGACGCTGACCCGGGGGGTACGCACCACCATGGGCTCGGCCATCTTCCGCGATTTCGTGCCCACCCAGGATGCCGTCGCCGTCGCCCGCGCCCGTGCCGCCGGGGCGGTGCTGGTCGGCAAGACCACCACTCCCGAATTCGGCCACAAACAGGCCGCCGACGCGCCGATCTTCGGCCGCACCCTGAACCCGATCGACCCGAAGGTCACCTGCGGCGCCTCCAGCGCGGGTGCCGCGGTCGCGGTCGCGGCCGGCATGGGGCCGATCGCACTCGGCACCGATGGCGGCGGCTCGATCCGCATCCCGGCCGCCTGCTGCGGCATCGTCGGCCTGAAGGCCACCCTCGGCCGCATCCCGCACCTCCAGCTGCCCGACCTGATCGCTGCCAATTCCTTCGTCGGCCCCATGGCGCGCGACGTCGCCGACACCGCTCTGCTCTTCGACGCCATCCAGGGCTTCGACGCCCGCGACCCCTGGGGCCAGGGCGGCCTGCCGCCCGAACGCCGCGCCACCACGCTCGATGGCCTGCGCGTCGCCTATCTGCGCAGCTGCGGCACCCGGGTCGACCCGCGCGTGCTCGCCGCCACCGACGCCGCCGTCGCCCGCATGATCGAGGCCGGCGCCCGCGTCCACGAGATCGAGATCGATTTCGCGTCGGAAGAGCGCCATTTCCTGGTCATCCTGCAATCCGGCCTCGCCGCCCGCGTCGGCCCCGAGCTCGCCCGCTTCCGCGACCAGCTCGACCCCTCGCTGGTGATGACCATCGAGAAAGGCCTCACCCACTCGGCCGTCGACCTCTCCGCCGCCGCCGCCGCCCGCACCGCGCTTTTCGGCCGCCTCCAGGACGAACTCGCCCGCGCCGACGTCATCGTCTCCCCCACCCTGACGGCACCGCCGCTGCCGGTCGACCAGGATCCCAACGGCATCGTCACCATCGCGGGCGAGGCGGTCGGCACCATCCGCGGCGCCTGGTACCCCTACACCTTCCCCCTCAACCTCACCGGCCACCCGGCCCTCTCCATGCCCTGCGGCACCACCCCCGATGACGGCCTGCCCCTCGCGCTCCAGATCATCGGCCGCTGGCACGACGACCGCTACATTCTGGACGTCGCCGGACTGGTAGAGACGGCGCTCGGCTGA
- a CDS encoding helix-turn-helix domain-containing protein translates to MHPLERVARNLRRLRVLRGLSQEALAVDAGVDRTYISRLERRLENPTVAVLDRLAGALKCDIREFFDDVKGEAAGNLMRGRKRNSF, encoded by the coding sequence ATGCATCCGCTCGAACGCGTCGCCCGAAACCTCCGCCGCCTGCGCGTCCTCCGGGGCCTTTCACAAGAGGCTCTGGCGGTGGATGCGGGTGTGGATCGCACCTACATTAGCCGCTTGGAGCGACGGTTGGAGAATCCCACTGTCGCCGTGCTTGATCGTCTGGCGGGAGCGTTGAAGTGCGATATCAGAGAATTTTTCGATGACGTGAAGGGGGAAGCGGCCGGAAATCTGATGCGAGGCAGGAAAAGAAATTCTTTTTGA
- a CDS encoding helix-turn-helix domain-containing protein, whose translation MENIYKLFSKNFDDIDADDLVILKDINEGWFVEYKEDIPKPDAIAKYMTSFANTYGGWIFFGIAEHSKENPVAGSFPGIKRGDAEKLLQTIRNVAANNCEPVPFFNKKAVWGPCESIGLCKDKCVIILQVPQGGHAPYIHKDGRIYRRVGDGSEPKPETDRFLLEKLFLRSQEIRNSHRDNIRASLQQISFDEHNAYMKIFFISDFWMEREVWRFLEIHDIKRILGKLSDFYRIDFDTIHRNVNGFTCRQVGNNDPAKNVMMWKASHNLDNEFTLPIRKIFIEDVSSVPEHINEYKYGKRFMDICRKRNFKELMILDLNLLLPALMAISQILVIFNQEFNTHESVHIKICMTGVKRTVPFLDVSYALDQFQNLGVPMVLDDELVIFPGSTPDSYLEEKIPKYGGIENKQTELATKLFVNVMMALGFSLRSDPQDERSGTDQYVLELQKAGLRASRIWRGDDDVEDF comes from the coding sequence ATGGAGAATATATATAAATTATTCTCAAAGAATTTCGATGATATCGATGCGGATGATCTCGTAATTCTCAAGGATATAAATGAAGGATGGTTTGTCGAATATAAGGAAGATATTCCAAAGCCTGATGCAATTGCAAAATATATGACTTCTTTTGCAAACACATATGGTGGGTGGATATTCTTTGGAATTGCGGAACACTCAAAAGAAAATCCTGTGGCAGGCAGTTTCCCTGGTATAAAGCGGGGGGATGCCGAAAAGTTACTCCAGACCATCCGGAATGTTGCGGCAAATAATTGTGAACCTGTTCCCTTTTTTAATAAAAAGGCTGTATGGGGGCCATGTGAAAGCATCGGGCTCTGCAAAGATAAATGTGTAATTATTCTCCAAGTCCCTCAGGGGGGACATGCTCCTTATATTCATAAAGATGGACGAATTTACCGGAGAGTTGGAGATGGCTCAGAGCCTAAGCCGGAAACTGATAGGTTCTTGCTTGAGAAGCTATTCTTACGATCGCAGGAGATTAGAAATTCCCACCGAGATAATATTCGTGCCTCTCTTCAGCAAATTTCATTTGATGAGCATAATGCATATATGAAGATCTTCTTCATATCAGACTTCTGGATGGAGCGAGAGGTGTGGAGATTTCTAGAAATTCACGATATAAAGAGAATCTTAGGGAAATTGAGCGATTTTTATCGTATTGATTTTGATACCATTCATAGAAATGTAAACGGATTTACTTGTCGGCAAGTGGGAAATAACGATCCCGCAAAGAATGTTATGATGTGGAAAGCATCTCATAATCTTGACAATGAATTTACATTGCCCATACGTAAAATATTCATTGAAGATGTTTCTTCTGTGCCCGAACACATCAATGAATATAAATATGGAAAGAGATTTATGGATATATGTCGCAAGCGTAATTTTAAAGAACTGATGATTCTCGATTTAAATTTGTTGCTTCCTGCGCTGATGGCTATATCCCAAATATTAGTTATATTTAATCAGGAATTCAATACTCATGAGAGCGTGCATATCAAAATTTGTATGACTGGAGTAAAAAGAACAGTACCTTTTCTGGATGTTTCATACGCGCTAGATCAATTCCAGAATCTGGGGGTGCCGATGGTTCTGGATGATGAGCTTGTAATTTTTCCTGGAAGTACTCCAGATAGCTATCTTGAGGAAAAAATTCCGAAATATGGGGGTATTGAAAATAAACAGACAGAATTGGCTACTAAATTGTTCGTAAATGTTATGATGGCTCTAGGTTTCTCGCTTCGATCAGATCCGCAAGATGAGCGTTCAGGAACTGATCAATATGTTCTAGAATTACAAAAAGCAGGCTTGAGAGCGTCAAGAATTTGGAGGGGCGATGATGATGTTGAAGATTTTTGA
- a CDS encoding lysophospholipid acyltransferase family protein, with protein sequence MTSDTPFTPETPPMTFRRRLESLSGRLAFGFARLLGLERASAFGGWLARSIGPRIKVSRIARRNLARAFPELGADEIERIVRAMWDNLGRTAFEIAHLDRFDCTGGDPARVEVIGREYVLEARDDGRPGIFVSGHYGNWELASLAATQSGITLSQVYRQANDTEIEKLIQHSRRRAGGATDFLPKGARTAREIMKRLKAGGHLAMLIDQKLNTGTPLPFFGRDAMTTTAHGEFAVRFDAPLVTARVERLSGPRFRITIDPPIDPTPEPGETLEQAAERLTRLVNARLEGWIRERPDLWFWVHKRWPD encoded by the coding sequence ATGACTTCCGACACCCCTTTCACCCCCGAAACGCCGCCGATGACCTTCCGTCGGCGACTGGAGAGCCTGTCCGGCCGCCTGGCCTTCGGCTTCGCCCGGCTGCTCGGCCTGGAACGCGCCTCGGCCTTCGGCGGCTGGCTGGCGCGCAGCATCGGCCCGCGGATCAAGGTCAGCCGGATCGCCCGCCGCAACCTCGCCCGCGCCTTTCCCGAGCTCGGCGCCGACGAGATCGAGCGCATCGTGCGCGCCATGTGGGACAATCTCGGCCGCACCGCCTTCGAGATCGCCCATCTCGACCGCTTCGACTGCACCGGCGGCGACCCTGCCCGGGTGGAGGTGATCGGCCGCGAATATGTGCTGGAAGCCCGCGACGACGGCCGGCCAGGCATCTTCGTCTCGGGCCATTACGGCAATTGGGAACTGGCATCGCTTGCCGCCACCCAGTCGGGCATCACCCTCTCCCAGGTCTATCGCCAGGCCAACGACACCGAAATCGAAAAGCTGATCCAGCATTCCCGCCGCCGCGCCGGCGGCGCCACCGATTTCCTGCCCAAGGGTGCCAGAACCGCCCGCGAGATCATGAAACGCCTGAAGGCCGGCGGCCATCTGGCGATGCTGATCGACCAGAAACTCAACACCGGCACGCCCCTGCCCTTCTTCGGCCGCGACGCCATGACCACCACGGCCCATGGCGAATTCGCCGTCCGCTTCGATGCACCGCTGGTCACCGCCCGTGTCGAACGCCTGAGCGGCCCCCGCTTCCGCATCACCATCGACCCGCCGATCGACCCGACACCGGAACCCGGCGAAACCCTGGAGCAGGCCGCAGAACGCCTTACAAGGCTGGTCAATGCCCGCCTGGAAGGCTGGATCCGCGAACGGCCGGATCTGTGGTTCTGGGTGCATAAGCGGTGGCCGGATTGA
- the lpxK gene encoding tetraacyldisaccharide 4'-kinase has translation MKAPEFWGRQAKPAERPLLWALAPLSLVFRAAGELRRLLVRPARAGVPVLCVGNLTAGGAGKTPTALAIAARLRERGRRPHVVLRGYGGSVKGPVLVDPIAHRAEQVGDEALLIARRLPTWVARDRVAGARAAAAAGADIVILDDGFQNPSIEKDLSLIVVDGGYGFGNGRVIPAGPMREPLARGLARADGVVVVGEDTIDVAAALPFERPVLRAVTVPGPETRRLRNRKVVAFAGIGRPEKFFDTLRTIGCRIAGSWSFPDHHPYDPDEIARLVEVAHRMDAVLVTTEKDLVRLPPEARDLVDHLTISLEWLDADPLDRLLDRIDPRRPEPATPAGLSRLIDGRAGHEDGTGHEDGTGRRR, from the coding sequence GTGAAGGCACCGGAATTCTGGGGACGTCAGGCGAAACCGGCAGAGCGCCCGCTGCTCTGGGCGCTGGCGCCGCTGTCGCTCGTCTTCCGGGCGGCGGGTGAGCTGCGCCGGCTGCTGGTCCGGCCGGCCCGGGCCGGCGTGCCGGTGCTCTGTGTCGGCAATCTCACCGCCGGCGGCGCCGGCAAGACGCCGACCGCACTCGCCATCGCCGCGCGGCTGCGCGAGCGCGGCCGCAGGCCCCATGTGGTGCTGCGCGGCTATGGCGGCAGTGTGAAGGGCCCCGTGCTGGTCGACCCCATCGCCCATCGTGCCGAGCAGGTGGGCGACGAGGCCCTGCTGATCGCCCGCCGCCTGCCGACCTGGGTCGCCCGCGACCGGGTGGCCGGGGCGCGCGCCGCGGCGGCGGCCGGGGCGGATATCGTGATCCTGGACGACGGCTTCCAGAACCCGTCGATCGAAAAGGATCTGTCGCTGATCGTGGTCGACGGCGGCTATGGCTTCGGCAATGGCCGGGTGATCCCGGCCGGCCCGATGCGCGAACCGCTGGCCCGGGGCCTTGCCCGCGCCGATGGCGTGGTGGTGGTGGGCGAGGATACGATCGACGTCGCAGCAGCACTCCCCTTCGAACGCCCGGTGCTGCGCGCCGTGACCGTGCCGGGCCCCGAGACCCGTCGGCTGCGCAACCGCAAGGTCGTGGCCTTTGCCGGTATCGGCCGGCCCGAGAAATTCTTCGACACGCTGCGCACCATCGGCTGCCGCATCGCCGGCAGCTGGTCCTTCCCCGACCACCACCCCTATGATCCGGACGAGATTGCCCGGCTGGTGGAGGTGGCCCATCGCATGGATGCCGTGCTCGTGACGACCGAGAAGGATCTGGTCCGCCTGCCGCCCGAGGCGCGCGACCTGGTCGACCACCTGACCATCAGCCTGGAATGGCTGGATGCCGACCCGCTGGACCGGCTGCTCGACCGCATCGATCCGCGCCGGCCGGAACCCGCCACGCCGGCCGGGCTGTCGCGGCTGATCGACGGCCGGGCCGGGCATGAGGACGGCACCGGACACGAGGACGGCACCGGGCGCCGCAGATGA
- a CDS encoding 3-deoxy-D-manno-octulosonic acid transferase: MSGTGSMSGAGLALCLYRGLARLGTPLVTRHLARRRAAGREHETRWPERLGRPGLARPAGRLVWLHGASVGESLSLLPLIARLKAMAPATTVLVTTGTVTSARLMESRLTETGGGVGALHQFAPVDLPVAVDGFLDHWRPDAAVFVESEIWPNLIDGLDRRRIPRALVNARMSATSARRWARLPGLAARLIGGFRPLLAQDDDSAARFSAVLGRPVPAPGNLKDAAEPLPADPAAVAALKAAIGPRPVWLAASTHPGEETQILAADRAMRTTRPGLLTVIVPRHPERGPALADEIRAAGLRVARRAAGEPLAGQTQVYLADTLGELGLFFRAIPLTFIGGSLVPVGGHNLLEPARLGAAVTTGPHLDNFESLAARFRAAGAVEIVEDAAALARTAGRLLDDPAACERLARAGARVAEEGRAAVEAIAAALVPLLEPAEASGDPS, encoded by the coding sequence ATGAGCGGTACCGGATCGATGAGTGGCGCCGGCCTGGCCCTTTGCCTCTATCGTGGGCTCGCCCGGCTGGGCACGCCGCTGGTGACGCGCCATCTGGCTCGCCGCCGGGCGGCGGGGCGCGAGCACGAAACCCGCTGGCCGGAACGGCTGGGCCGCCCCGGCCTCGCCCGCCCGGCCGGACGGCTGGTCTGGCTGCATGGCGCCAGCGTCGGTGAAAGCCTGTCGCTGCTGCCGTTGATCGCCCGGCTGAAGGCGATGGCGCCGGCCACCACGGTGCTGGTCACAACCGGCACCGTCACCTCGGCCCGGTTGATGGAAAGCCGGCTGACGGAAACCGGGGGGGGCGTCGGCGCCCTGCATCAGTTCGCCCCGGTCGACCTGCCCGTGGCGGTCGACGGCTTCCTGGATCACTGGCGGCCGGATGCCGCGGTCTTCGTCGAAAGCGAGATCTGGCCCAATCTGATCGACGGGCTGGACCGGCGCCGCATCCCGCGCGCCCTGGTCAATGCCCGGATGTCGGCGACCTCTGCCCGGCGCTGGGCGAGGCTGCCCGGCCTCGCCGCCCGGCTGATCGGCGGCTTCCGGCCGCTGCTCGCCCAGGATGACGACAGCGCCGCCCGGTTTTCGGCCGTGCTCGGCCGGCCGGTGCCGGCCCCGGGCAACCTTAAGGATGCGGCCGAGCCGCTGCCCGCGGATCCGGCGGCGGTCGCAGCGCTCAAGGCCGCGATCGGCCCGCGCCCGGTCTGGCTCGCCGCCAGCACCCATCCGGGCGAAGAGACGCAGATCCTGGCCGCCGACCGGGCGATGCGCACGACCCGTCCCGGCCTGCTGACCGTCATCGTCCCCCGCCACCCCGAACGCGGCCCGGCCCTGGCGGATGAGATCCGTGCGGCGGGGCTTCGGGTGGCGCGACGGGCGGCAGGCGAGCCGCTGGCCGGGCAGACGCAGGTCTATCTTGCCGACACGCTCGGCGAACTGGGTCTTTTTTTTCGCGCAATCCCCCTCACCTTTATCGGAGGCTCGCTTGTCCCGGTCGGCGGGCATAATCTGCTGGAACCCGCGCGCCTCGGCGCAGCCGTGACGACCGGGCCGCATCTCGACAATTTCGAGAGCCTGGCCGCCCGCTTCCGGGCTGCCGGCGCCGTGGAAATCGTCGAGGATGCCGCCGCACTCGCCCGGACGGCCGGGCGGCTGCTCGACGATCCGGCGGCGTGCGAGAGGCTGGCCCGGGCAGGCGCCCGGGTGGCCGAAGAGGGACGTGCCGCGGTGGAGGCGATCGCGGCGGCGCTGGTACCGCTTCTCGAACCGGCCGAGGCATCGGGAGATCCGTCGTGA
- a CDS encoding lysophospholipid acyltransferase family protein — MAGLVKRWLKSDRARRLACRIAAAYIRLVHATSRWQVTGDAAPRAHWDEGRPFILAFWHGRLLMMPHVWRAGVPMNMLISQHRDGRLIADTIARFGLGSVAGSSSKGGAAAVRQIVKAIRAGEYAGVTPDGPRGPRQRASGGIAAIARLSGVPVIPATFSMRRRRLIGSWDRFLVPMPFSRGVFIWGEPIHVPRDADAAALERYRIRIEDELNRITAEADRATGHVPLDLPPPLDAEQAAADR, encoded by the coding sequence CGCGCCGCCTCGCCTGCCGGATTGCCGCCGCCTATATCCGCCTGGTCCATGCCACCAGCCGATGGCAGGTCACCGGCGATGCCGCCCCCCGCGCCCATTGGGACGAGGGCCGGCCCTTCATCCTGGCCTTCTGGCACGGACGGCTGCTGATGATGCCCCATGTCTGGCGGGCGGGCGTGCCGATGAACATGCTGATCAGCCAGCATCGCGACGGCCGGCTGATCGCCGATACCATCGCCCGTTTCGGCCTGGGCTCGGTCGCCGGTTCGTCGTCGAAAGGCGGGGCGGCGGCGGTGCGCCAGATCGTCAAGGCGATCCGCGCCGGCGAATATGCCGGCGTCACCCCCGACGGGCCCCGCGGGCCGCGCCAGCGCGCCAGCGGCGGCATCGCCGCCATCGCCCGGCTGTCGGGCGTACCGGTCATCCCGGCCACCTTCAGCATGCGCCGCCGGCGGCTGATCGGCAGCTGGGACCGGTTTCTGGTGCCGATGCCGTTCAGCCGCGGGGTGTTCATCTGGGGAGAGCCGATCCACGTGCCCCGCGATGCCGATGCCGCGGCGCTGGAGCGCTACCGGATCCGGATCGAGGACGAGCTGAACCGCATCACCGCCGAGGCCGACCGCGCCACCGGCCATGTGCCGCTGGATCTGCCGCCCCCGCTCGATGCCGAACAGGCGGCGGCAGATCGATGA